A stretch of Acidovorax sp. RAC01 DNA encodes these proteins:
- a CDS encoding NAD(P)/FAD-dependent oxidoreductase gives MKVAIVGSGISGLAVAHQLRNDAHITLFEAGDYFGGHTHTVDVTLRDPLGNMVTHGVDTGFLVFNERTYPHLIALLAELGVETSKSDMSFSVQVPQGKGRRALEWSGSSLSTVFAQRSNLLSPRFLGMLRDLLRFNKLCTRIAEENSEAALSQPLGEFLREHRFGPAFRDWYFLPMLGCIWSCPTDQMLQFPVATMIRFCHNHGLIQVSNRPQWWTVTGGARNYVERIVAGISDKRLSTPVRAIERDAAGVRVITDGKVEHFDHVVLATHSDQSLALLAQPTLEERAVLGAIRYQPNLAVLHTDTSVLPQRRAAWAAWNYERAADHAQESARVCLHYLINQLQPVPFAQPVVVSLNPVRDIDPAQVIGSYEYAHPVFDGPAIRAQRQVGNLQGRARTWFCGAWTGYGFHEDGLKSGLAVAEGLRAALPQALPEAA, from the coding sequence ATGAAAGTCGCCATCGTCGGCTCCGGCATCTCCGGTCTTGCTGTGGCGCACCAGCTGCGCAACGATGCGCACATCACCCTGTTTGAGGCGGGTGACTACTTCGGTGGCCACACCCACACGGTGGATGTCACCCTGCGTGACCCGCTGGGCAACATGGTCACGCATGGGGTGGACACCGGTTTTCTGGTGTTCAACGAGCGCACCTATCCCCACCTGATCGCGCTGCTGGCCGAGCTGGGGGTCGAAACGTCCAAGTCGGACATGTCGTTTTCGGTCCAGGTGCCGCAGGGCAAGGGCCGGCGCGCGCTGGAGTGGAGCGGAAGCAGCCTTTCAACGGTTTTTGCGCAGCGCTCCAACCTGCTGAGTCCCCGGTTCCTGGGCATGCTGCGCGACCTGCTGCGGTTCAACAAGCTGTGCACCCGCATCGCCGAAGAAAACTCCGAAGCCGCGCTCTCGCAGCCCCTGGGAGAGTTCCTGCGCGAGCACCGCTTTGGCCCGGCTTTCCGCGACTGGTACTTCTTGCCCATGCTGGGCTGCATCTGGAGCTGCCCGACCGACCAGATGCTGCAGTTCCCCGTGGCCACGATGATCCGGTTTTGCCACAACCACGGCCTGATCCAGGTGAGCAACCGCCCACAGTGGTGGACCGTGACGGGCGGCGCCCGGAACTACGTGGAACGCATCGTTGCCGGCATCTCCGACAAGCGGCTGTCCACCCCCGTGCGCGCCATCGAGCGCGATGCCGCCGGTGTGCGTGTGATCACCGACGGCAAGGTCGAGCATTTCGACCATGTGGTGCTGGCTACCCACTCGGACCAGTCGCTGGCGCTGCTGGCCCAGCCCACGCTGGAAGAGCGCGCGGTGCTGGGCGCCATCCGCTACCAGCCCAACCTGGCCGTGCTGCACACCGACACCTCCGTGCTGCCGCAGCGCCGTGCCGCGTGGGCCGCGTGGAACTACGAGCGCGCGGCAGACCACGCCCAGGAATCCGCCCGCGTGTGCCTGCACTACCTGATCAACCAGCTGCAGCCCGTGCCGTTTGCGCAGCCCGTGGTGGTTTCGCTCAACCCCGTGCGCGACATCGACCCGGCGCAGGTCATCGGCAGCTATGAATACGCTCACCCCGTGTTTGACGGGCCGGCCATCCGCGCACAGCGCCAGGTGGGCAACCTCCAGGGCCGCGCCCGAACCTGGTTCTGCGGCGCCTGGACGGGTTACGGCTTCCACGAGGACGGTCTGAAGTCCGGTCTTGCGGTGGCCGAAGGCCTGCGTGCGGCGCTGCCGCAGGCCTTGCCGGAGGCGGCGTGA
- a CDS encoding glutathione peroxidase, with translation MNILFRLFQTAAFGAALLAAPAYASPGAAACPATLQHTFPRLQDEKPQSLCQYSGKVVLIVNTASFCGFTGQYKGLEELYSRYKGQGLVVLGFPSNDFSQETGSNQQIAEFCENTFGVKFPMFAKTSVKGPEASPLFRQLAQLSGTAPRWNFHKYLLGRDGKLVDQYSSLTAPDSKGLLRAVEQQLAVAAPR, from the coding sequence ATGAACATTCTTTTCAGACTTTTCCAGACAGCCGCCTTCGGTGCTGCGCTGCTGGCTGCGCCCGCCTACGCCTCCCCAGGCGCTGCCGCCTGCCCGGCCACGCTGCAGCACACGTTCCCGCGCCTGCAGGACGAAAAGCCCCAATCGCTTTGCCAGTACAGCGGCAAGGTTGTGCTCATCGTGAACACCGCGAGTTTTTGCGGGTTCACAGGCCAGTACAAGGGCCTGGAAGAGCTGTACAGCCGCTACAAGGGCCAGGGTCTGGTCGTGCTCGGCTTCCCGTCCAACGACTTCTCGCAGGAAACGGGCAGCAACCAGCAGATTGCCGAGTTCTGCGAAAACACCTTTGGCGTGAAATTCCCGATGTTCGCCAAGACCAGCGTCAAGGGGCCAGAGGCCTCGCCGCTGTTTCGCCAGCTCGCCCAGCTCTCGGGCACGGCGCCCCGCTGGAACTTTCACAAATACCTGCTGGGGCGCGACGGAAAACTGGTGGACCAGTACTCCAGCCTCACGGCCCCCGACAGCAAGGGCCTGCTGCGCGCAGTGGAGCAGCAGCTTGCGGTGGCCGCACCGCGGTGA
- a CDS encoding HD-GYP domain-containing protein has translation MNLVSLSIDSIQVGHPLPFVLRGADGALLAKKGYVVRSREELDLMVGRGRQLCVDTDESGESYRAYLAQLQRMLIADTSLGQIAAMKMSAAEDPVARERGRAVPDWPELQLRATQLLRTPPTVDFAGRFQPLLEELARHCENTPDATLLALVYLSAQEARMYSATHAMLVSCVCMVVAREMFRWPDARVHVLGSAALTMNIGMSELQDQLAQQSHPLTSQQIAAIEAHSIRSEELLRSLGVADPVWLEAVRCHHHRTPGPLAGKSEAQQMARLIQRADVFGARLAPRAARLPMPVTAAMQASYYDEQQQVDEAGASLVKTLGVYPPGSFVRLASKEVGVVIRRGVTATTPRVAVLTNRDGMPTGEPIPRDTGLPPWKITGVIASRDVRVTLPLERLLALA, from the coding sequence ATGAACCTCGTCAGCCTCAGCATCGACTCTATCCAGGTAGGCCACCCGCTCCCGTTTGTGCTGCGGGGTGCCGATGGCGCGTTGCTGGCCAAGAAGGGCTATGTGGTGCGATCGCGGGAAGAGCTGGACCTCATGGTGGGGCGCGGACGCCAGCTGTGCGTGGACACCGACGAGTCGGGCGAAAGCTACCGCGCCTATCTGGCCCAGCTGCAGCGCATGCTGATCGCCGATACCAGTCTGGGCCAGATTGCTGCCATGAAGATGTCCGCGGCCGAGGATCCCGTGGCGCGGGAGCGCGGCCGTGCGGTGCCGGACTGGCCCGAGCTGCAGTTGCGGGCCACCCAGCTATTGCGTACTCCGCCGACCGTCGATTTCGCAGGGCGGTTCCAGCCGCTGCTGGAAGAGCTGGCCCGCCATTGCGAGAACACCCCTGACGCCACGCTGCTGGCGCTGGTCTATCTTTCTGCGCAGGAAGCGCGCATGTACAGCGCCACGCACGCCATGCTGGTGTCGTGCGTGTGCATGGTGGTTGCGCGCGAAATGTTCCGCTGGCCCGATGCGCGGGTGCATGTGCTCGGGTCTGCCGCACTGACCATGAACATCGGCATGTCGGAACTGCAGGACCAGCTGGCCCAGCAGTCACACCCGCTGACCTCCCAGCAGATTGCGGCAATTGAAGCCCATTCCATCCGTTCCGAAGAGCTGCTGCGCAGCCTGGGCGTGGCTGACCCGGTGTGGCTGGAGGCGGTGCGTTGCCACCACCACCGCACGCCGGGCCCCCTGGCCGGCAAAAGCGAGGCGCAGCAAATGGCCCGCCTCATCCAGCGCGCCGACGTGTTCGGCGCCCGTCTCGCGCCGCGCGCTGCGCGGCTGCCCATGCCGGTGACTGCTGCCATGCAGGCCAGCTACTACGACGAGCAGCAGCAAGTCGACGAGGCTGGTGCGTCCCTGGTCAAGACGCTGGGTGTGTACCCACCGGGCTCTTTCGTGCGGCTGGCCAGCAAGGAAGTGGGTGTGGTGATTCGCCGTGGGGTAACGGCCACGACACCCCGGGTGGCCGTATTGACCAACCGCGACGGTATGCCCACCGGCGAGCCCATTCCGCGCGATACCGGGCTGCCTCCCTGGAAGATCACCGGGGTGATCGCTTCCCGGGACGTCCGCGTCACCCTCCCGCTGGAGCGTCTTCTCGCCCTGGCCTGA
- a CDS encoding efflux RND transporter permease subunit, giving the protein MNVSTWSIKNPIPALMLFVLLTFGGLLSFNAMKVQNFPDIDLPTISVTVALPGASPAQLENDVARKIENSIATLQGLKHIYTKVQDGGATITAEFRLEKPTQEALDDVRSAVARVRGELPGDVRDPIVTKMDLAAQPVLAFTIASARMDDEALSWFVDDTVAKKLLTVRGVGAVTRVGGAERQVHVALDPLKLQALGATAADVSRQLRLVQTESAGGRTDLGGSEQPVRTLATVQSAQELAQLTLALPDGRHIRLDQVADVSDTTAERRALALLNGKPVVGFEVARSKGASEVEVGAAVQAALKELREQHPDLAITEAFNFVQPVQEEYDGSMHLLYEGALLAVVVVWLFLRDWRATFVSAVALPLSIIPAFIGMHLLGFSINVITLLAMSLVVGILVDDAIVEVENIVRHLRMGKTPYQAAMEAADEIGLAVVATTFTLIAVFLPTAFMSGIAGKFFKQFGWTASLAVFASLVVARVLTPMMAAYLLKPIVTAHEQDPGWMRVYLRWAAWCVRHRWLTFLGTGAFFIGSLALIPLLPTGFIPPDDNSQTQVYLELPPGATLAQTRAVAEDARQRIAKVEHVQSVYTTIGAGSAGSDPFMGGANAETRKATLTILLAERGDRPRKQGIENHIRAALESLPGVRSKVGLGGSGEKYVLVLSGDDPQALTTAALAVEKDLRTIPGLGSISSTASLVRSEIAVRPDFARAADLGVTSSAIAETLRIATVGDYDVSLPKLNLASRQVPIVVKLQDAARQDLSVLERLPVPGNKGPVMLGQVATLEFSGGPAVVDRYDRARNVNFEIELSGQPLGEVTKAVAALPSIQSLPPGVRQITIGDAEMMGELFASFGLAMLTGVLCIYIVLVLLFKDFLHPVTILAALPLSLGGAFVGLLIAQKSFSMPSLIGLIMLMGIATKNSILLVEYAILARREHGMSRFDALIDACHKRARPIIMTTLAMGAGMMPIALGIGAADPSFRSPMAVAVIGGLITSTLLSLLVIPAVFTGVDDIGQWLGRMLRRARGLPARAPQPQDGAAPSLPH; this is encoded by the coding sequence ATGAATGTCTCTACCTGGTCCATCAAGAACCCCATTCCGGCGTTGATGCTGTTTGTGCTGCTGACCTTCGGCGGCCTGCTGTCGTTCAACGCCATGAAGGTGCAGAACTTTCCGGACATCGATTTGCCCACCATTTCGGTCACCGTGGCGCTGCCGGGTGCCTCGCCCGCGCAGCTTGAAAACGATGTGGCCCGCAAGATCGAGAACAGCATTGCCACGCTGCAGGGCCTCAAGCACATCTACACCAAGGTGCAGGACGGCGGGGCCACCATCACGGCCGAGTTCCGCCTGGAAAAGCCCACGCAGGAAGCGCTGGACGATGTGCGCTCGGCCGTGGCGCGCGTGCGCGGCGAGCTGCCCGGCGATGTGCGCGACCCCATCGTGACCAAGATGGACCTGGCGGCGCAGCCGGTGCTGGCCTTCACCATTGCCTCGGCCCGCATGGACGACGAGGCGCTGTCCTGGTTTGTGGACGACACGGTGGCCAAGAAGCTGCTGACAGTGCGCGGCGTGGGCGCGGTGACGCGCGTGGGCGGCGCCGAACGCCAGGTGCATGTGGCGCTTGATCCGCTCAAGTTGCAGGCGCTGGGTGCCACGGCGGCCGATGTGTCGCGCCAGTTGCGCCTCGTGCAGACCGAAAGCGCAGGCGGGCGCACCGACCTGGGCGGCAGCGAGCAGCCCGTGCGCACGCTGGCCACGGTGCAGTCGGCGCAGGAGCTGGCGCAGCTGACGCTGGCGCTGCCCGACGGCCGCCACATCCGGCTGGACCAGGTGGCTGACGTGTCGGACACCACGGCCGAGCGCCGGGCGCTGGCCCTGCTCAACGGCAAGCCGGTGGTGGGCTTTGAGGTGGCGCGCAGCAAGGGCGCGAGCGAGGTGGAGGTGGGCGCTGCCGTGCAGGCGGCCCTGAAGGAGCTGCGCGAGCAGCACCCGGACCTGGCCATCACCGAGGCCTTCAACTTCGTGCAGCCGGTGCAGGAGGAATACGACGGCTCCATGCACCTGCTGTACGAGGGCGCGCTGCTGGCGGTGGTGGTGGTGTGGCTGTTCCTGCGCGACTGGCGTGCGACATTCGTCTCGGCCGTGGCGCTGCCGCTGTCCATCATCCCGGCGTTCATCGGCATGCACCTGCTGGGCTTTTCCATCAACGTGATCACGCTGCTGGCGATGTCGCTGGTGGTGGGCATATTGGTAGACGACGCCATCGTGGAGGTCGAGAACATCGTGCGCCACCTGCGCATGGGCAAGACGCCCTACCAGGCTGCCATGGAGGCGGCCGACGAGATCGGCCTGGCCGTGGTGGCCACCACGTTCACGCTGATCGCGGTGTTCCTGCCCACCGCGTTCATGAGCGGCATTGCGGGCAAGTTCTTCAAGCAGTTTGGCTGGACGGCTTCTCTGGCGGTGTTTGCCAGCCTGGTGGTGGCGCGCGTGCTCACGCCCATGATGGCGGCGTACCTGCTCAAGCCCATCGTCACCGCGCATGAGCAGGACCCGGGCTGGATGCGCGTGTACCTGCGCTGGGCGGCCTGGTGCGTGCGCCACCGCTGGCTCACCTTTTTGGGCACGGGCGCGTTCTTCATCGGCTCGCTGGCGCTCATCCCGCTGCTGCCCACGGGCTTCATCCCGCCGGACGACAACTCGCAGACGCAGGTGTACCTGGAGCTTCCGCCCGGCGCCACGCTGGCGCAGACGCGCGCCGTGGCCGAGGATGCGCGCCAGCGCATTGCGAAGGTGGAGCATGTGCAGAGCGTGTACACCACGATTGGTGCGGGCTCGGCCGGCTCCGACCCGTTCATGGGCGGCGCCAACGCCGAAACCCGCAAGGCCACGCTCACCATCCTGCTGGCCGAGCGGGGCGACCGGCCACGCAAGCAGGGTATCGAGAACCACATCCGCGCCGCGCTGGAGTCGCTGCCCGGCGTGCGCAGCAAGGTTGGGCTGGGTGGCTCGGGCGAGAAGTACGTGCTGGTGCTCTCGGGCGATGACCCGCAGGCGCTCACGACGGCCGCGCTGGCGGTCGAGAAGGACCTACGCACCATCCCCGGCCTGGGCAGCATCTCGTCCACGGCCAGCCTGGTGCGTTCCGAGATCGCGGTGCGCCCCGACTTTGCGCGCGCCGCCGACCTGGGCGTGACCAGCAGCGCCATTGCCGAAACCCTGCGCATTGCCACCGTGGGTGACTACGACGTGTCGCTGCCCAAGCTCAACCTGGCCTCGCGACAGGTGCCCATCGTGGTCAAGCTGCAGGACGCGGCACGGCAGGACCTGTCGGTGCTGGAGCGCCTGCCCGTGCCGGGCAACAAGGGCCCGGTGATGCTCGGCCAGGTGGCCACGCTGGAGTTCAGCGGCGGCCCGGCCGTGGTCGACCGTTACGACCGCGCCCGCAACGTCAACTTCGAGATCGAGCTGTCGGGCCAGCCGCTGGGCGAGGTGACCAAGGCCGTGGCCGCGTTGCCGTCCATCCAGAGCCTGCCGCCCGGCGTGCGCCAGATCACGATTGGCGACGCCGAAATGATGGGCGAGCTGTTTGCCAGCTTCGGCCTGGCCATGCTGACCGGCGTGCTGTGCATCTACATCGTGCTGGTGCTGCTGTTCAAGGATTTCCTGCACCCCGTCACCATCCTCGCCGCGCTGCCGCTGTCGCTGGGCGGGGCATTCGTGGGGCTGCTGATTGCGCAAAAGAGCTTCTCGATGCCCTCGCTCATCGGGCTGATCATGCTCATGGGCATCGCCACCAAGAACTCGATCCTGCTGGTGGAGTACGCCATCCTGGCGCGGCGTGAACACGGCATGAGCCGCTTTGATGCGCTGATCGACGCCTGCCACAAACGCGCGCGCCCCATCATCATGACCACGCTGGCCATGGGCGCGGGGATGATGCCAATCGCCCTGGGCATTGGCGCCGCGGACCCCAGCTTCCGTTCACCCATGGCGGTGGCGGTGATTGGCGGCCTGATCACCTCCACCTTGCTGAGCCTGCTGGTGATTCCGGCGGTGTTCACGGGGGTGGACGATATCGGGCAGTGGCTGGGCCGCATGCTGCGCCGCGCACGCGGCCTGCCCGCAAGGGCGCCCCAGCCGCAGGACGGCGCTGCCCCATCGCTTCCGCACTGA
- a CDS encoding efflux RND transporter periplasmic adaptor subunit, translated as MQRSSLPLKLSPAALAVIAACVLATGGALVFSGASRAADEPKAAHAQRPALTVSTAQPQRTSVPIRLAANGSIAAWQEAIIGAETNGLRLTEVRVNVGDVVKAGQVLATFSPDTVQAEVAQVRASLLEAQATAAEAAANAERARSLQTTGALSQQQIQQFTTAEQTAQARVEAARAALNAQQLRLRHTQVLAPDSGVISARTATVGAVVGAGTELFRMVRKGRLEWRAEVTSTELRRIKPGDKVTVTAASGATAEGTVRMIAPTVDPQTRNGLVYVDLPATVAGTGAGSAAILAGMFARGEFALGQSDALTVPQEALVVRDGFAYVFVIGADNRVQMRKVNTGRRVADRVEVLSGLDAGVSIAVRGAGFLNDGDLVRVAAAPAAVSVAPAGDLMQKVPLALASIASVAIN; from the coding sequence ATGCAACGCTCCTCGCTCCCTCTCAAGCTCTCTCCCGCCGCTTTGGCCGTGATCGCGGCCTGCGTGCTCGCAACGGGCGGCGCCCTGGTGTTCTCTGGCGCATCGCGTGCGGCCGATGAGCCCAAGGCGGCCCATGCGCAGCGCCCGGCCCTCACGGTGAGCACGGCACAACCCCAGCGTACGTCGGTGCCTATCCGGCTGGCGGCCAACGGCAGCATTGCTGCCTGGCAAGAGGCCATCATTGGTGCCGAAACCAACGGCCTGCGCCTGACCGAGGTGCGTGTGAACGTGGGCGATGTGGTCAAGGCCGGCCAGGTGCTGGCCACGTTCTCGCCCGACACGGTGCAGGCCGAAGTGGCCCAGGTGCGTGCCAGCCTGCTGGAGGCGCAGGCCACGGCCGCTGAAGCTGCGGCCAATGCCGAGCGGGCCCGGTCGCTGCAGACCACCGGCGCGCTGAGCCAGCAGCAGATCCAGCAGTTCACCACGGCAGAGCAGACGGCCCAGGCGCGGGTGGAGGCCGCCCGCGCAGCCCTGAACGCGCAGCAGCTGCGCCTGCGCCACACGCAGGTGCTGGCGCCCGACAGCGGCGTGATCTCGGCCCGCACCGCCACCGTGGGCGCGGTGGTGGGTGCGGGCACTGAACTGTTTCGCATGGTGCGCAAGGGTCGGCTGGAGTGGCGGGCCGAGGTCACATCCACCGAGCTACGCCGCATCAAGCCCGGCGACAAGGTGACCGTGACCGCCGCCAGCGGTGCCACCGCCGAAGGCACGGTGCGCATGATTGCGCCCACGGTGGACCCGCAGACCCGCAACGGGCTGGTGTATGTCGATCTGCCTGCCACGGTAGCGGGTACCGGGGCGGGGTCCGCGGCCATCCTGGCGGGCATGTTCGCGCGTGGTGAATTCGCCCTGGGCCAGAGCGATGCGCTCACGGTGCCGCAGGAGGCGCTGGTGGTACGCGACGGCTTTGCGTACGTGTTCGTGATCGGTGCCGACAACCGCGTGCAGATGCGCAAGGTGAACACCGGGCGGCGTGTGGCCGACCGGGTGGAGGTGCTGTCGGGCCTCGACGCTGGCGTGTCCATCGCCGTACGCGGCGCAGGCTTTCTGAATGACGGCGATCTGGTGCGCGTGGCGGCTGCCCCGGCGGCCGTTTCGGTGGCTCCCGCAGGCGATTTGATGCAAAAAGTGCCTTTGGCGCTTGCCTCTATTGCCTCTGTAGCTATTAATTAA
- a CDS encoding efflux transporter outer membrane subunit, translating into MRSTHRTLVAAALMLLLAACSTTPPPAQVPAAVAPGWQAPLPHGGSVEDLARWWARVDDPLLVELIESAQAVSPGMAQARSRIAQARATQVASRAALGPSLDGQASASRGFNEQVRSTATTAQVGLQATWELDLFGGNAATQTAADERLAGAQAQWHEARVSVAAEVALQVSSLRSCLQQLDVAVRDARSREETSRLSGLSERAGFAAPATAALARASAAEAAARVSQQRTQCDVETKALVALTGWDEPRLRTRLATLPAMAAPDAIFSIAALPAQVLAQRPDVYSAEREVAAASAEVGSAQAQRYPRLALSGSVGAGWVRTGGVTSDLSTWTIGPLALSVPILDGGRRAAQVDAAQARYEEAAALYRARVRQAVAEVEQALVRLQGTAERSASARTAAEGYRASFNATEARWRGGLASMVELEDARRTALAAENALVALQHERMAAWVALYRAAGGGWTE; encoded by the coding sequence ATGCGATCAACCCACCGCACCCTTGTCGCGGCAGCGCTCATGCTCTTGCTGGCCGCCTGCTCCACCACGCCGCCGCCCGCGCAGGTGCCGGCAGCGGTCGCACCGGGCTGGCAGGCCCCGTTGCCGCACGGCGGGTCCGTGGAGGACCTCGCCCGCTGGTGGGCGCGGGTGGACGACCCTCTGCTGGTCGAGCTGATCGAATCGGCCCAGGCCGTCAGCCCCGGCATGGCGCAGGCACGTTCGCGCATTGCCCAGGCCCGGGCCACCCAGGTCGCCAGCAGGGCGGCATTGGGGCCGTCCCTCGACGGCCAGGCCAGCGCCAGCCGTGGCTTCAACGAGCAGGTGCGCAGCACGGCCACCACCGCACAGGTCGGGCTGCAGGCCACGTGGGAGCTGGACCTGTTTGGCGGCAACGCAGCCACCCAAACGGCTGCCGACGAGCGGCTGGCCGGTGCCCAGGCGCAGTGGCATGAAGCCCGCGTGAGCGTGGCGGCCGAGGTGGCCTTGCAGGTGAGCAGCCTGCGCAGCTGCCTGCAGCAGCTGGATGTGGCGGTGCGCGATGCGCGCTCGCGCGAAGAGACATCGCGCCTGTCGGGCCTGAGCGAGCGCGCCGGGTTCGCCGCCCCCGCCACCGCGGCGCTGGCGCGCGCAAGTGCTGCCGAGGCAGCGGCCCGCGTGTCGCAACAGCGCACCCAGTGCGATGTGGAAACCAAGGCCCTGGTGGCGCTGACGGGCTGGGATGAGCCGCGCCTGCGCACCCGGCTGGCGACCTTGCCCGCAATGGCTGCGCCCGACGCGATTTTTTCCATAGCCGCCCTGCCCGCGCAGGTGCTGGCCCAGCGGCCCGATGTGTACAGCGCCGAGCGCGAGGTGGCCGCCGCCAGCGCCGAGGTGGGCAGCGCCCAGGCCCAGCGGTATCCGCGCCTGGCGCTGTCGGGCTCGGTGGGCGCCGGCTGGGTGCGCACCGGCGGGGTCACCTCCGACCTGAGCACCTGGACCATCGGCCCGCTGGCGCTGAGCGTTCCGATCCTGGACGGCGGCCGCCGCGCCGCGCAGGTGGATGCAGCGCAGGCCCGCTACGAAGAAGCCGCAGCCCTGTACCGCGCCCGTGTGCGCCAGGCGGTGGCCGAGGTCGAGCAGGCACTGGTGCGCCTGCAGGGCACGGCCGAACGCAGCGCCAGTGCGCGCACCGCAGCCGAGGGCTACCGCGCATCGTTCAATGCGACCGAGGCCCGCTGGCGCGGTGGCCTGGCCAGCATGGTCGAGCTGGAGGACGCCCGCCGCACGGCCCTGGCCGCCGAGAACGCGCTGGTGGCCCTGCAGCACGAGCGCATGGCCGCCTGGGTGGCGCTGTACCGCGCCGCAGGCGGCGGCTGGACCGAATAA
- a CDS encoding CerR family C-terminal domain-containing protein → MSPPAASSRRRPSSTPLPVEAAAARTRLLHAALQLFAEHGFAKTSIRQIAQAAAVNPASISYYFGDKSGLYRAAFTEPMGSPVSLDAWPKGTPAPTLREVITLLIRSFMQPLHEGHLVELCMRLHFREMLDPTGLWEQELECDIKPAHAALVALLCNEFGLKTADDDVHRLAMAISALSLQYYVGRDVVQAVRPGLTASPRALAATTSRLVDFACFMVDGERARRLAARPTRGTTDSLPASTSISPSKPGTSPARNPRT, encoded by the coding sequence ATGTCTCCCCCCGCCGCATCTTCCCGCCGCCGACCGTCATCCACTCCCTTGCCTGTCGAGGCGGCGGCGGCGCGCACGCGGCTGCTTCATGCGGCGCTGCAGCTCTTTGCAGAACACGGCTTTGCCAAGACCTCCATCCGCCAGATCGCCCAGGCTGCGGCCGTCAACCCGGCATCCATCAGCTATTACTTCGGTGACAAGAGCGGGCTGTACCGCGCGGCTTTTACCGAGCCCATGGGCAGCCCGGTGTCGCTGGATGCCTGGCCCAAGGGCACGCCTGCGCCCACCCTGCGGGAGGTCATCACCCTCCTTATCCGCAGCTTCATGCAGCCCCTGCACGAGGGGCATCTGGTGGAGCTGTGCATGCGCCTGCATTTTCGCGAGATGCTGGACCCGACGGGTCTGTGGGAGCAGGAGCTGGAATGCGACATCAAGCCCGCCCATGCGGCGCTGGTGGCGTTGCTGTGCAACGAGTTCGGCCTCAAGACCGCGGACGACGACGTGCACCGCCTGGCCATGGCCATTTCGGCCCTGTCGCTACAGTATTACGTGGGCCGTGATGTGGTGCAGGCGGTGCGCCCCGGCCTCACGGCCAGCCCGCGTGCACTGGCGGCCACCACGTCGCGGCTGGTGGACTTTGCCTGCTTCATGGTGGACGGCGAACGCGCACGGCGCCTTGCTGCGCGCCCCACGCGGGGCACCACCGATTCGCTCCCCGCTTCGACCTCCATTTCCCCTTCAAAGCCTGGCACAAGCCCGGCCCGCAACCCCAGGACCTGA